In one window of Haloarcula halophila DNA:
- a CDS encoding DUF7437 domain-containing protein, protein MSKAAGDPERAINGLMSIAQLLEEPRLARLYTFVLRDGEATIDDIVATLDMPRTTAYSDMGTLVDLGVVTRDETQKTHTYSAVPITLTADLDGDEYTVTPTLIEAVGRSPQDQDLDLLLEKYGLGKLAAALMYAIPYVGGGMSERVAARELDLQYAFAVAVLHALRDVVQDMESADPYFDDIRNARDQEPSAED, encoded by the coding sequence ATGTCGAAAGCTGCGGGCGATCCGGAACGGGCTATAAATGGTCTCATGTCGATCGCACAGCTGCTGGAAGAACCACGGCTGGCCCGTCTCTACACGTTCGTCCTTCGCGATGGAGAGGCCACTATCGACGATATCGTTGCGACGCTGGATATGCCTCGGACGACGGCGTATTCGGATATGGGGACACTCGTCGACCTCGGTGTAGTCACCCGAGACGAGACTCAGAAGACGCACACGTATTCTGCAGTCCCGATTACGCTTACTGCGGATCTCGACGGTGACGAATACACTGTCACTCCAACCCTTATCGAGGCTGTTGGCCGCTCACCGCAGGACCAGGATCTCGATCTTCTCTTGGAAAAATATGGGCTTGGGAAGCTTGCTGCTGCCCTCATGTATGCAATCCCGTATGTCGGTGGTGGGATGTCTGAGCGGGTCGCTGCCCGCGAGCTCGATCTCCAATACGCCTTCGCGGTTGCCGTGTTGCATGCACTCCGAGATGTCGTTCAGGATATGGAATCCGCTGACCCCTACTTCGACGATATCCGAAACGCCCGTGATCAGGAACCGTCAGCGGAGGATTGA
- a CDS encoding AAA family ATPase, whose amino-acid sequence MDSNEGSETVHSVFESVDEGGCGIFEQREILQIDYVPSEKRIVGRDEQIEKVAGEIGPIVVGQPPNSIIIYGKTGCGKSLVAKHVSKIAQEEAENRDVRLATGYVNCQQAKGNSDALSKYGREINPPESGIKFPARGISENEYFERVWSVLNEFYDAAIIVLMKLISSITTTC is encoded by the coding sequence ATGGATAGCAACGAGGGGTCAGAGACGGTTCACAGTGTCTTTGAGAGTGTTGATGAGGGGGGTTGTGGGATCTTCGAGCAACGGGAAATTCTTCAAATCGACTATGTCCCCAGTGAGAAGCGAATAGTCGGTCGCGATGAGCAGATCGAGAAGGTTGCTGGTGAAATCGGACCAATCGTCGTTGGGCAGCCGCCAAATTCTATCATCATCTACGGAAAAACGGGCTGTGGAAAGTCACTCGTCGCAAAGCACGTTTCCAAAATCGCTCAAGAAGAAGCCGAGAACCGAGATGTGAGACTTGCTACGGGGTATGTTAATTGCCAGCAGGCGAAGGGAAATTCCGACGCTCTGAGCAAGTACGGTCGTGAGATTAACCCACCAGAAAGTGGCATTAAGTTCCCAGCACGGGGGATTTCGGAGAACGAGTATTTTGAGCGGGTCTGGTCGGTCCTGAACGAGTTTTACGACGCCGCCATCATCGTTCTGATGAAGTTGATAAGCTCAATAACGACGACTTGTTGA
- a CDS encoding orc1/cdc6 family replication initiation protein: protein MSERTKSSFGHNEFIFEPYDAAQIREILQNRTDAFAKGVLDDGVIPRAAALSAKEHGDARKAMRLLRYAGDQANKENADRVKESHLSDARASAEVDRLLELISGLPPHSKHVLVALANLTKNQPDREWFRTMRIRETYLDVCDQIGTDPLSAERTRQLLNELCFLEIAGSRRGTGEGKGHYSQYTLLWDADVVLTLDS from the coding sequence ATGAGTGAACGCACAAAGAGCTCGTTCGGACACAACGAGTTCATCTTTGAACCCTATGATGCAGCTCAAATCCGAGAAATCCTTCAGAATCGGACTGATGCCTTTGCTAAGGGAGTTCTCGATGACGGGGTGATTCCTCGTGCTGCCGCACTGAGTGCAAAGGAACACGGTGACGCACGAAAGGCAATGCGCCTTCTCCGGTACGCTGGTGACCAAGCGAACAAAGAGAATGCCGACCGGGTGAAAGAATCTCACCTCTCTGACGCTCGGGCTTCAGCGGAAGTTGATCGACTGCTTGAACTCATTTCGGGGCTCCCGCCCCACAGCAAGCACGTCCTGGTAGCGCTCGCGAACCTCACTAAAAACCAACCGGACCGGGAATGGTTCCGGACGATGCGAATACGCGAGACGTATCTTGATGTTTGCGATCAGATCGGGACCGACCCGCTATCAGCTGAGCGGACGCGGCAACTACTCAACGAACTTTGCTTCTTAGAGATTGCCGGGAGTCGACGAGGTACCGGGGAGGGGAAGGGGCATTACAGTCAGTACACTCTCCTTTGGGACGCAGATGTTGTCCTCACTCTCGACAGCTGA
- a CDS encoding DUF7509 family protein has product MRQRIIDNLPRAAGDSDALAPVRREQFLVYLMGPYRTFDVDALLPADADVETDAPSFATWDKTSGEYAEDEVLRLLQETRDCLRDRGFNAFLAIDVGIPLDEMDAATQSIAFAQASNATIFIAPQVGDNLGVGIEIGSVLEDILSTVGMQGPAADATPPARARRVMVATEPSVRSAMLGAVHARWDASVRTFTDAADCCRLCAQFCTHIQNEELYGSLTRLD; this is encoded by the coding sequence ATGCGGCAACGGATTATCGACAATCTCCCCCGTGCCGCTGGTGATTCAGATGCGCTCGCTCCAGTCCGGCGGGAACAGTTTCTCGTCTATCTGATGGGACCGTACCGGACATTCGACGTCGACGCACTGTTGCCGGCGGACGCCGATGTCGAAACCGATGCCCCGTCGTTTGCGACGTGGGACAAGACCAGCGGCGAGTACGCCGAAGACGAGGTGTTGCGGCTCCTGCAGGAGACGCGGGACTGCCTCCGCGACCGCGGATTTAATGCTTTTCTCGCAATCGACGTCGGGATTCCGCTCGACGAGATGGATGCCGCCACACAGAGTATCGCCTTTGCGCAAGCGAGTAATGCAACGATCTTCATCGCTCCACAGGTCGGCGACAACCTCGGTGTCGGGATCGAGATCGGGAGCGTCCTCGAGGATATTCTGTCGACAGTTGGAATGCAGGGACCGGCAGCCGATGCAACGCCGCCCGCGCGTGCGCGACGGGTTATGGTCGCGACCGAACCATCGGTTCGAAGTGCGATGCTTGGCGCCGTCCACGCGCGCTGGGACGCCAGTGTCCGGACCTTCACCGATGCCGCGGACTGCTGTCGGCTCTGCGCACAGTTCTGTACTCACATTCAAAACGAAGAACTCTATGGCTCGCTCACCCGTCTAGACTGA
- a CDS encoding winged helix-turn-helix domain-containing protein yields MSETDRHPIEGVRQPDPPLPEDSGLTLEEYLAMQQAIGHPTRFRILRTLVANDELSAADLKTAVDVESHNFHYHLDELVDVGLVDKRQRRTADSQGFYTYYRPTAMGRGILEHGVEELISREREFNDAYS; encoded by the coding sequence ATGTCCGAAACCGATCGCCATCCAATAGAGGGGGTTCGTCAGCCGGACCCGCCGCTTCCCGAGGATAGCGGGCTGACGCTTGAGGAGTATCTCGCTATGCAACAGGCGATCGGCCACCCGACGCGGTTCCGGATCCTCCGCACGCTCGTCGCCAACGACGAACTGAGTGCTGCCGACCTCAAGACTGCGGTCGATGTTGAATCCCACAATTTCCACTACCATCTCGACGAACTCGTCGATGTCGGGCTCGTCGACAAGCGCCAGCGACGGACCGCTGACAGCCAGGGTTTTTATACATACTATCGGCCGACGGCAATGGGCCGCGGTATTCTTGAGCACGGTGTCGAAGAGCTGATAAGCCGTGAACGGGAGTTTAATGACGCTTATTCGTAG
- a CDS encoding carbohydrate ABC transporter permease, protein MSFADTAKDLIDVRVDVQTLYEVGVYVVLYGLALLWFIPLLRMFALSVTPSTQLFGFQWVPTRVTLAFWIETITTSDLLGRWILNTFIIASTTTALIVVVDSMVAFSLTRLEWPGRKAILGIIIASFMVPPQINVIPLFTLINRLGWVNSYQALVFPFVAGPLGVFLLVQFFRDIPEDLEESARLDGFSTFRIYAQIILPLSLPVITALALFVFVWSWNQYLWPLIVLQNEAAYTLPVGATTLQSVYAQESNRLMANLALISLPLFIVFLLFQDKLISACRCRQGRDSLWLEIRSRSDVRWRAFLGSSTGIACLLWSSVLSGFLCRYRS, encoded by the coding sequence ATGTCGTTTGCCGACACGGCCAAAGACCTGATCGACGTCCGGGTGGACGTTCAGACCCTCTACGAGGTCGGCGTCTACGTGGTCCTGTACGGCCTGGCGCTGCTGTGGTTCATCCCTCTGCTCCGGATGTTCGCGCTGTCAGTGACCCCCTCGACACAACTGTTCGGCTTCCAGTGGGTCCCCACCCGGGTGACGCTCGCGTTCTGGATCGAGACGATCACCACGAGCGACCTGCTCGGACGCTGGATCCTCAACACGTTCATCATCGCCAGCACCACGACCGCTCTCATCGTCGTGGTCGACTCCATGGTGGCGTTCTCGCTGACGCGCCTAGAGTGGCCGGGACGCAAGGCCATTCTGGGGATCATCATCGCGTCATTCATGGTTCCGCCCCAGATCAACGTTATCCCGCTATTCACGCTGATCAATCGCCTAGGGTGGGTCAACAGCTACCAGGCCCTTGTTTTTCCGTTCGTCGCCGGGCCACTCGGGGTGTTCCTGCTAGTGCAGTTCTTCCGGGACATCCCCGAGGATCTTGAGGAGTCAGCTCGCCTGGACGGCTTCTCGACGTTCCGCATCTACGCCCAAATCATCCTTCCGCTGTCGCTGCCGGTGATCACGGCCCTGGCGCTGTTCGTGTTCGTCTGGAGCTGGAACCAGTATCTCTGGCCGCTGATCGTTCTGCAGAACGAGGCGGCGTACACCCTGCCCGTGGGCGCGACCACACTGCAGAGCGTCTACGCTCAGGAATCTAACCGCTTGATGGCGAACCTGGCGCTCATCTCGCTGCCGCTGTTCATCGTGTTCCTACTGTTCCAGGACAAGCTCATCTCTGCGTGCAGATGCAGGCAGGGACGGGATAGCTTATGGCTGGAGATCAGGAGTCGTTCCGACGTGCGGTGGCGAGCGTTCCTGGGTTCGTCTACCGGAATAGCCTGTCTCTTGTGGTCATCAGTGTTGTCTGGTTTTTTGTGTCGCTACCGCTCGTGA
- a CDS encoding extracellular solute-binding protein: MIPTVRPNRTLIASRVALSLRPLAAGLAGCTGDGNGGDGGSGSDGSDGGSGTTTGSTTDQQVEIEFWDYFGGTEDSEMKKLKNEFEERNPNITVNTQAVPFGDVPTKVVSAAASGNTPHVFTYWMSFSSYYEAKGILDPIDDYLSDGLNPYYDLVEPAATAGGNVVALPMDIHAMMLATNDTVLEEAGAPMQPTTHDEFVSAANAIQENTDKRPFFLQTANNSFAGFRVYYSLLRQQGGKMFEGEDGDLGQPVFHESDAGIAAAEFYDLVTGQRNWDNADDISDSNIRVNEFKNDQAGMGFIGNWTANNFQNEQNEFIDGLEFTYHQPWGFGGDTKSTFCESNGFFFPSNPDHTEAEKEARVKFVEYVTQNNPIWATKATHLPSTPEVATSDTVTSHPIYQKYEIVKTLQEMASNGQLTYQPRATIDLYAPEIGKSLSSIYAQNMEPQEALTQSANAISDRMS, encoded by the coding sequence ATAATACCAACCGTACGACCGAATCGAACACTGATCGCATCTCGCGTCGCGCTGTCCTTACGACCACTTGCGGCCGGACTCGCGGGCTGTACCGGTGACGGCAACGGCGGCGATGGAGGCAGTGGCAGTGATGGTAGCGACGGCGGCAGTGGCACGACCACGGGGAGCACAACCGACCAGCAGGTCGAAATCGAATTCTGGGACTACTTCGGCGGCACCGAGGATTCCGAGATGAAGAAGCTGAAAAACGAGTTTGAGGAACGGAATCCCAACATCACGGTCAACACGCAGGCGGTGCCGTTCGGCGACGTCCCAACAAAGGTCGTCTCGGCTGCGGCCTCAGGGAACACGCCGCACGTGTTCACCTACTGGATGTCGTTCTCGTCGTACTACGAAGCGAAGGGCATCCTGGACCCCATCGACGACTACCTGTCGGACGGGCTGAACCCGTACTACGACCTCGTCGAACCCGCTGCGACGGCCGGTGGCAACGTCGTTGCCCTGCCGATGGATATCCACGCGATGATGCTTGCGACCAACGACACGGTCCTTGAGGAGGCCGGCGCCCCCATGCAGCCGACGACCCACGACGAGTTCGTCAGTGCAGCCAACGCCATCCAAGAGAACACCGACAAGCGGCCGTTCTTCCTCCAGACTGCGAACAACAGTTTCGCCGGTTTCCGGGTCTACTACTCGCTGCTTCGCCAGCAGGGTGGCAAAATGTTCGAGGGCGAGGACGGCGACCTCGGCCAGCCAGTGTTCCATGAGAGCGACGCAGGGATAGCCGCCGCTGAATTCTACGACTTAGTGACCGGCCAGCGCAACTGGGACAACGCAGACGACATTTCGGACTCGAACATCCGCGTCAACGAGTTCAAGAACGACCAGGCAGGGATGGGGTTCATCGGCAACTGGACAGCCAATAACTTCCAGAACGAGCAAAACGAGTTTATCGACGGTCTGGAGTTTACCTACCACCAGCCCTGGGGTTTCGGCGGCGACACCAAGAGTACGTTCTGTGAGAGCAATGGCTTCTTTTTCCCATCGAACCCGGACCATACCGAGGCCGAGAAGGAGGCGCGGGTGAAGTTCGTCGAGTACGTCACCCAGAACAACCCAATCTGGGCGACGAAGGCGACCCACCTCCCCTCGACGCCAGAGGTGGCGACCTCGGACACGGTGACCAGCCACCCGATCTACCAGAAGTACGAGATTGTCAAGACGCTCCAAGAGATGGCGAGCAATGGTCAGCTCACCTACCAGCCACGGGCGACGATCGACCTGTACGCACCCGAGATCGGGAAGTCACTGTCGTCGATCTACGCTCAGAACATGGAACCCCAGGAGGCGCTCACCCAGTCGGCCAACGCCATCAGCGACAGGATGAGCTAG
- a CDS encoding ABC transporter ATP-binding protein, whose translation MSRIMIENVRKEYDDDSGIIRAVDDVTLTVNDGEFLTIVGPSGSGKSTLLRMIAGLEDITDGEIRIGEQVVNNVAPQDRGVAMVFQNYALYPHMSVRKNMSYGLKLTTDLSKGAIEQRVEETAEMMGIEDLLEKKPNNLSGGQQQRVATGRAIVRQPEVFLFDEPLSNLDAKLRLHMRTELQRIQEDLETTSVYVTHDQTEAMTMSDRIVVLNDGEIQQVGTPREVYAEPANRFVADFIGSPSMNFFGVTLNNDRLVADAFSYTVSDEIATRIRRRSTGDSLVLGIRPEHVAVGTGEDDVTATLDVLEHEGSDNYLYLSSGDTEWTVRVDGSTNFRSGEEVAFTLPEEHVHVFDDMTDENLLTEDETGVTGSEEASAIKS comes from the coding sequence ATGAGTAGGATAATGATCGAAAATGTACGAAAGGAGTACGACGACGACTCTGGGATCATCCGGGCCGTCGATGATGTAACCCTTACCGTCAACGACGGCGAGTTTCTCACGATCGTCGGCCCATCCGGCTCAGGGAAGTCGACGTTGCTCCGGATGATCGCCGGCCTGGAGGACATCACGGACGGCGAGATCCGCATCGGCGAACAGGTGGTGAACAACGTCGCACCACAGGATCGCGGCGTGGCGATGGTGTTCCAGAACTACGCGCTGTACCCTCACATGTCCGTCCGGAAGAACATGTCCTACGGACTGAAGCTCACGACGGACCTCTCGAAGGGAGCAATCGAACAGCGAGTTGAAGAGACTGCGGAGATGATGGGAATTGAGGATCTGCTAGAAAAGAAGCCTAACAACCTCTCGGGCGGCCAGCAGCAACGCGTCGCCACGGGACGTGCCATCGTCCGCCAGCCTGAAGTGTTCCTGTTCGACGAACCGCTGTCGAACCTCGATGCGAAGCTCAGGCTCCACATGCGGACCGAACTCCAGCGTATTCAGGAAGACCTGGAGACGACCTCGGTGTACGTCACTCACGACCAGACCGAGGCGATGACGATGTCCGACCGGATCGTCGTCCTCAACGACGGCGAAATCCAGCAGGTCGGCACACCCCGCGAAGTGTATGCAGAACCGGCCAACCGGTTCGTCGCTGATTTCATCGGCTCGCCGTCGATGAACTTCTTCGGCGTCACACTAAATAATGACCGACTGGTTGCTGACGCGTTCAGCTATACTGTTTCGGATGAGATAGCAACCCGTATCCGCCGGCGTTCGACGGGCGACTCCCTCGTGCTCGGGATCCGTCCCGAACACGTTGCAGTCGGCACTGGCGAAGACGATGTCACTGCGACACTCGATGTCCTTGAACACGAAGGGAGCGACAACTACCTCTATCTCTCGTCCGGCGACACGGAATGGACGGTCCGCGTCGACGGGAGTACCAACTTCAGATCGGGAGAGGAAGTCGCGTTCACGCTTCCTGAGGAACACGTCCACGTTTTCGACGACATGACCGACGAGAACCTTCTCACCGAGGATGAAACCGGCGTCACGGGGTCAGAGGAGGCGTCAGCAATCAAATCCTGA
- a CDS encoding GH32 C-terminal domain-containing protein, translating into MPIRLTEDGKFELRCFLDRSVLELFTADAQCLTSRIYPTREDAVEIDLYAENRPVTVQSLDVWEMGTMRPSTSIKD; encoded by the coding sequence ATGCCGATTCGGTTGACAGAAGACGGTAAGTTCGAACTGCGATGTTTTCTAGACCGGTCGGTCTTAGAACTGTTCACCGCCGATGCACAATGTCTCACCTCGCGGATCTATCCCACGCGAGAAGACGCAGTCGAAATCGATCTCTACGCCGAAAACCGGCCAGTAACCGTTCAATCACTCGATGTGTGGGAGATGGGAACGATGCGACCCTCTACCAGTATAAAGGATTAA
- a CDS encoding glycoside hydrolase family 32 protein, with protein sequence MPHDADVLAARQADGTDKYAQKSILRWGVGDGRVLGIGHGLNFERESSVQQKLLSNAVSYLAGGETEPSPIGRPKGRQEFSALRDTVDDAKHRPAYHFTPPANWLNDPNGVVQWNGRYHLFYQYNPAGPFHDTIHWGHAVSDDLVHWQDEPIALEPDPDGPDSDGCWSGCFVDDDGIPRVMYTGGDGCDQLPCLARAEDNTLRSWRKEPTNPVIEEPPAHIDILTSIDWNAEFRDHCVWRADGDWYQLIGSGIADEGGAALLYRSPDLHEWEYCHPVLTGDWRETGPMWECPELLRFGDDTVLHVSDYSNVWYFLGPYNTESDRLEPRERGILDHGVFYAPQSFTDDDGRTITFGWLKEDRDSTAQWNAGWSGAMSLPRVLSTEAGRLQVDVPSEVTDLRRSHQSFEDVTIHPDESGHLPGVSGDTLEIRATVNAERTGEFGFVLRASPDDQERTVIRVRPQYREAGLTDRLRVWMMHRPTKTIRCRFG encoded by the coding sequence ATGCCACACGATGCAGACGTGCTTGCGGCTCGCCAGGCCGACGGCACCGATAAATACGCCCAGAAGTCTATTCTCCGATGGGGAGTCGGAGATGGTCGCGTCCTCGGGATCGGCCACGGTCTGAATTTCGAGCGAGAGAGCAGCGTACAACAGAAGTTACTCTCGAACGCCGTGTCGTATCTCGCTGGAGGCGAGACTGAGCCGTCGCCCATTGGTCGGCCGAAAGGTCGCCAGGAGTTTTCCGCGCTTCGTGATACGGTCGACGATGCAAAACACCGGCCAGCCTACCACTTCACGCCGCCGGCGAATTGGCTCAACGATCCGAATGGTGTGGTCCAGTGGAACGGGCGGTATCATCTGTTCTACCAGTACAACCCGGCCGGGCCGTTCCACGATACGATCCACTGGGGACACGCCGTCAGCGACGATTTGGTTCACTGGCAAGACGAACCGATCGCTCTCGAACCGGACCCTGACGGGCCCGACTCCGACGGTTGTTGGTCGGGGTGCTTCGTCGACGATGACGGCATCCCCCGCGTGATGTACACTGGCGGCGACGGGTGCGACCAGCTCCCGTGCCTGGCCCGGGCCGAAGACAACACGCTTCGATCCTGGAGAAAAGAACCCACGAATCCGGTAATAGAGGAGCCACCGGCTCATATAGATATCCTGACTAGCATTGACTGGAACGCCGAGTTTCGGGACCACTGCGTCTGGCGTGCTGACGGTGACTGGTACCAGCTCATCGGGAGCGGGATCGCTGACGAGGGCGGAGCGGCGCTGCTCTATCGGTCCCCGGACCTGCATGAATGGGAGTACTGTCATCCAGTGCTGACTGGCGATTGGCGCGAGACAGGACCGATGTGGGAGTGTCCGGAACTCCTGAGATTTGGCGACGATACGGTCCTCCACGTCTCGGACTATTCAAACGTCTGGTACTTCCTCGGCCCGTACAACACAGAGTCGGATCGGCTGGAACCACGAGAGCGTGGCATCCTCGATCACGGTGTCTTTTATGCACCGCAGTCGTTCACTGACGACGACGGACGAACGATTACGTTCGGTTGGCTTAAGGAGGATCGAGACTCGACAGCTCAGTGGAACGCCGGGTGGTCCGGCGCGATGTCGCTCCCGCGCGTTCTCTCTACAGAAGCGGGACGCCTGCAGGTCGATGTCCCGAGCGAGGTGACTGATCTACGTCGTTCTCATCAGTCGTTCGAGGATGTGACGATTCATCCCGACGAGAGCGGACACCTACCCGGAGTCTCGGGAGATACCCTAGAAATCCGGGCAACGGTCAATGCGGAACGGACAGGCGAATTTGGGTTCGTCCTGCGGGCGTCCCCAGACGATCAAGAGCGGACAGTCATCCGCGTGCGGCCACAGTACCGCGAAGCTGGGTTGACCGATCGGCTTCGAGTCTGGATGATGCACCGGCCGACCAAAACCATTCGATGCCGATTCGGTTGA
- a CDS encoding TrmB family transcriptional regulator, with translation MRGEDDAKIAMLHETLRDHVGLSKYEAEVYLALVRGGTQTMNDLAEMSDVPKQRVYDTVSSLRDDGFVEVIDDYPRKAYAVNPSEALGQVREEIERAEDELEKFHESVETVESGVALFKSESTIQKYVTDLISTAERDVLLLVPYDRLDEITDLLAECEDLRLRLIISDLSPWKRAKTRSLSTVRFRTPLTMSVA, from the coding sequence ATGAGAGGAGAGGACGATGCAAAGATAGCGATGCTCCACGAGACGCTTAGAGATCACGTCGGGCTCTCCAAGTACGAAGCTGAAGTGTATCTCGCGCTCGTCCGCGGCGGGACACAGACGATGAACGATCTCGCCGAGATGAGTGATGTGCCCAAACAACGCGTGTACGACACGGTCAGCTCGCTCCGTGACGATGGCTTTGTCGAAGTCATCGACGACTATCCGCGGAAAGCGTATGCGGTCAACCCAAGCGAAGCGCTTGGACAGGTGCGTGAAGAAATCGAACGTGCCGAAGACGAACTGGAAAAGTTCCATGAGAGCGTCGAAACCGTCGAGAGCGGAGTTGCGTTGTTCAAAAGCGAGTCGACGATTCAGAAGTACGTCACCGACCTGATTTCGACTGCCGAGCGAGATGTTCTCCTGCTCGTTCCCTACGACCGCCTCGACGAGATCACTGACCTCCTGGCCGAGTGTGAAGACTTGCGACTCCGTCTGATCATCTCAGACCTTTCACCCTGGAAACGAGCGAAGACTCGGTCGCTATCGACCGTACGCTTCCGGACACCGTTGACGATGTCCGTGGCGTAA
- a CDS encoding TrmB family transcriptional regulator sugar-binding domain-containing protein yields MADRDHALYWARRGFRGQSEDDQAYYVSNPRLVFVLDRFVSESVWPYARSIAGQERSASLPSEYLRIRDCLEDIDELADRRPIDDIEVKFEGYDTESGEAVERAGTLTSYYFTEYDIRASLTLSLHLDADTVQPTLASVGGIGARKVDYAAERIVIREYDGHDSNDPTNETARYLKQCRSELPTELGDASIAIGFDAFVDRMREFIEPSGDRYNHISQFERFRESLVKYEASESSPRALWRETETEPGGHASHLGNVFNGLGYDLTLVGRFGSPIHPEFESAFNDQTIISVGPTTSTDYVRFKNRNFLLTEPNTDPLNWSTLTEQSDRSKLVDSFDETAAVALGTWWATPDLPDILEGMAEELWPQLESPPSFVHLSTGQVSELSSETIEWGCDALKKLDEHVSVVVTANRDQTRQLCDTLVPDSGTKSSVQRLRKQLGVSQFVMHSLKGATLASADGVLTVSTPQIPSPRRVRNVDDHFKSGYVLGLAEGLSAGASLVLGNAIAGYFVRYDRTPDEEELRSYLADYHAHYEES; encoded by the coding sequence ATTGCGGACCGAGATCATGCACTCTACTGGGCACGTCGTGGTTTCCGGGGGCAGAGTGAGGACGACCAAGCCTACTACGTCTCGAATCCACGGTTGGTGTTCGTCCTCGATCGGTTTGTTTCTGAATCCGTGTGGCCCTACGCTCGGTCCATCGCCGGTCAGGAGCGTTCTGCATCGCTGCCCAGCGAATACCTTCGGATCCGTGATTGTCTGGAAGACATCGACGAACTCGCCGACCGCCGACCGATAGATGATATCGAAGTCAAATTCGAGGGTTACGATACGGAAAGCGGTGAAGCCGTCGAACGGGCTGGGACGCTCACCAGTTATTATTTTACCGAATACGACATCAGGGCATCTCTCACACTTTCGCTACACCTTGACGCCGATACTGTTCAACCGACACTCGCCAGTGTCGGGGGTATCGGGGCTCGTAAAGTGGACTACGCGGCTGAACGAATCGTCATCAGGGAGTACGATGGCCATGACAGCAACGACCCAACCAACGAGACAGCACGCTATCTTAAACAATGTCGTTCGGAGCTCCCCACAGAATTAGGCGACGCCTCCATCGCAATCGGGTTCGATGCGTTCGTGGACCGCATGCGCGAATTTATTGAACCCTCCGGTGACCGCTACAATCACATCTCGCAGTTCGAGCGGTTCCGAGAGTCGCTCGTAAAGTACGAGGCCAGCGAGAGTTCGCCACGTGCCCTCTGGAGAGAAACTGAAACCGAACCGGGCGGCCACGCCTCTCACCTCGGCAACGTGTTCAACGGTCTGGGGTACGATTTGACGCTCGTCGGTCGGTTCGGGAGTCCGATCCACCCGGAGTTCGAATCGGCGTTCAATGATCAGACGATAATCAGCGTCGGACCGACGACCTCAACGGACTATGTCCGGTTCAAAAACAGGAATTTCCTGCTGACGGAACCGAACACCGATCCGCTAAACTGGTCGACTCTCACGGAACAGAGCGATCGCTCGAAACTGGTCGACAGTTTCGATGAGACTGCAGCCGTCGCTCTCGGTACATGGTGGGCGACACCCGATCTTCCCGATATTCTCGAAGGGATGGCTGAAGAACTTTGGCCCCAACTCGAATCGCCACCCTCGTTCGTTCATCTATCAACTGGCCAAGTTTCAGAGCTCTCGAGTGAAACAATCGAATGGGGGTGTGATGCCCTTAAGAAGCTTGATGAACATGTATCCGTCGTCGTTACTGCGAATCGCGATCAGACTCGACAACTCTGCGACACACTTGTTCCCGACTCCGGAACGAAATCGTCCGTGCAGCGGCTCCGAAAGCAACTCGGCGTTTCACAATTCGTCATGCATTCACTAAAAGGCGCGACGCTTGCCAGTGCTGACGGAGTACTGACTGTCAGTACTCCGCAGATCCCGAGTCCGCGTCGCGTCCGCAACGTCGACGATCACTTCAAGAGTGGTTACGTGCTCGGTCTCGCTGAAGGCCTATCAGCCGGAGCGTCACTCGTACTCGGAAACGCTATCGCCGGGTACTTTGTCCGATACGACAGAACCCCGGACGAGGAGGAACTCCGGTCGTATCTCGCAGACTACCACGCCCACTACGAAGAATCGTGA